The nucleotide sequence GCGCTTGGACTTCGACACCTCAAAGAGCAACGGCAGGGACCGCCGACGGCCGTCCGGCGGTAACAGCTTCCCTGACTTCTCGACGGGTAGAGCCGGCCGCCCGGGTCGAGGTTTCGACACCTCCCGCCGTTACCGTCACCAGAGCGGGATCGACGGGGGTGTCGGCGAGGACTTCCGTATACCGGCGGGCGCGAGGAAGGCCGCGCTGGTCCACCTGGCGCTCGAAGCGTGGCGCGCTGGCCTGCTCGACCCGAAGGAACTCGGTGAGGTGAGGGGCCGCGACGTGGACGAGGCAGGATTGCAACGCGCCCTCTACCGCTCCTCCATGGGCGAGATCGAGCACGTCCTCGGCCCGATAGTGAGGGGTAAGCGCATCGTCGTGGAAGGCCATCTCGCCGGCACGGGACGTACCGCCATAGAGAGGCTCGGCGCCGAGGTGGAGGAGCTAAGGCTCGAAGACGAGAGGCGCTACATAGACATGACTCCCGTCATCTTCGTTGTTGCAGCGGTCGCTATGGCCGTCCGCTACGTCTCTTTGGGTCTCGACGACCAGAGCCTCTACATCCTCGCCGGCATAGCCTTCGCCCTCATGTACGGCCTCAGGCCTTTCTTCTTCAAGATGCAGAGGCCTAGAGACGAATAGGAGCATGCCGTGAAGGTCGCTACCCACATAGTCTTCGGCGAGTGCTGCCTGTTCGCCGCCTCCGCCGTCTTCGACTTCCACTACGAGATACCCTCGGTCTTGGCGGCTGCCGTCTGCTCCGTCCTGCCCGACGCCGACTACCCCAAGAGCTGGCTCGGCCACCAGCTCGGCAGCGTCTCAGAGGATCTGTATGGCGCCTTCGGGCACCGCTCCTTCCTACACAGCTTACTGGCTCTCGTGCTCGTCACGGCTGCTCTCGGCTCGCTTTTGTGGTGGATCACCGGCCAGCCTGCCACGATGATCGCCGTGGGGGTGGGCTATGGCTCTCACCTCTTCGCCGACATGATGACTTTAGGAGGAGTGCAGCTCTTCTGGCCCTCTCGTCTGATCGCCGTCTTCCCTGGTCGCGACGAGTACCGCGTCGTCAGCGGCGGTAACTCCGAGCGCGTGTTTGTCGCCGTTGCTCTCATCTTTGCGCTGCTCTTCTACCCTGTCTCGCGAGTAGGCTTCGACGGCCTGATCTACCGCATGGGTGGCTCCGACCAGCTCTACGGCGAGGTGACCAGAGTGACCGACGGCGACACCATAGAGGTAGAGACCCAGGGCCGCACTACTCCCGTGCGTCTCATAGGCGTGGACACCCCGGAGACCGTGGCGCCTGACCAGCCTATAGGTTGCTTTGGACCGCAGGCATCTGACTACACGAAGCAGGTCCTCTACGAGCGCCAGATCAACGAAGAAGGTGAGGTCGTGCGCGAAGGCCGTCTCGTGAGGCTGGAGATCCCGCGCATAGGAGATTCCGAGGACGCCTACGGCCGTACTCTTGCCTACGTCTACATCGATGCGAACGATGACGGCTCCTACGAGCGCCTCTTCAACGAAGACCTTATCGAACTCGGGCTCGCCCGCACCACGACTTTCGCCCACACCTACCGCCGCGAGTTCGAGCGAGCAAGGGAAGAGGCCGAGGAGAGGGGCGCGGGATTGTGGAGCGCCTGTCCCGAAGTGGACACTCCCTGACGGGCTAACGCCGTTGCGAGGAGGCTTCACAGGCGGGAGCCATTAGGCGACACCAGACTCCCGTGGCGGGTCTGCGCACCCACCCCGGGCTGCGCTCTCCCGGCCGCGGAAGGGTGGAAGGCGCAACTCCGCGTGACGGTCCGCAGGCCGCCCCCGAGGGTCGGCCCCCGGCCCTGCGCCTCTCGTCCGTAGCGGGCGAGACTCGGTATGGCGGCCAGCTTGCGCTCGCCGCTACGCAGGATCATCCTCGCCGGCACGGTCCGCCGTCGGCTAAAGCCGACCCCGGCCCTCCACCAATGATCAGCTATAGCGGAACGCGGCAAGGCGGAGAGCCGTCCTGACGGCCGGCACCCCGCCCCAGACCACCTTGAGGATGCAGAGCGAGGGTTCCCACCAACTTCGAGACCAGCGTCTGGAGCCTGATGGAGACGATGTGTTGCCAGCGCCCCAGAAGGCTACACCGGCAGGGCGGGGACGGCTTCGCCGCCCTTTCAGGGTGTCGAGGCTCTCCATACCGGCCGTGCCCTGGCCTTGACATCCCCGTCCCCCGGCCCCTTACGCCCCCAGGCAGGCAACACATGATTTCCTCCACCGCACACCCGTTCCCCCTATCCGGCGTCGTGGCCTTCGCGGGCTCCCGGCACGGCTCCCCGTTCCCGGTGGCGCCGCTTGTCTCTGCCGTCCTTGCCGCAGGTGGATCGGTGCGCGTGGGCTGCGCCCCCGGCGTTGACGCTGTCGTCCGCTCCTGTTGCCTCTTGGCCGTGGTGGTGCGCGCCTCGTCGTTTCCCGGCCCGCCGCGTGCCCGGCTCGCTGCCCGTACCCGGGTGGTCGTTGCCGGTGCCTCGGCTCTGTGCGTCTTTCCACCCGCCGGCGGCGCGCTCGGTCCCGGCTCCTCGCTGACGACGAGGGCGATCCTTGACTTTCCCCTGAGGAGAGCTACACTGGTCGTTATTAATCAAGTAAATTTGATAAAAAGGTGGTTCGGCTTGGACGAGTGCTACAGCGAGATACCCAGGGTGCGGCGGGGGGACCTGCAACTGCTCCCCGAGGGGGAGGCGTCGGCCCTGGCGGCCTACGGGAAGGCTCTCGGAGACCCGATCCGGCTGCAGATGGTCCGCCTTCTGGAGCAGCGAGAGGACCTCTGCACCTGCGAGTTCGAGGAGCTCCTGGGTCTCGGCCAATCGAAGGTCTCCTACCACCTGAAGGTCCTGCTCAAAGCGGGGGTCGTGGAGCGCGAGTTGCACGGCACCTGGAGCCACTACAGCCTGCGCGACCCGAGGCTCCTGGAGCGGCTCGGGTTGCTCTTCTCGGCGACGCACGAACGTAACGAGGCGTTGACCGCATAAGTTCATAAGGCGCGCGTTCGGCGGTCCGTTTACACTCATTTAATCAAATTTCCTTGATCATAAAGGAGACGGTTTGAAAGAGCGGTTCGAAGAGCGGGAGGTAGGGCCGCCCGTGGAGGATGGAAACGGCGGCGGTGACGGACGGGTGGCGGTCTACGAGGTCGAGGGCGCTGGTTGCCTGGACTGCGCCGGGGAGGTCGAGGAGGCCATAGCGGATCTTCCGGGTGTAGAGGAGGCCGACTTCAACCCGGTGGCCGGTAGGCTGACGGTGATCGGCGAGGCCGACACGGAGGCCATCCGGAGGATCACGAAGAGCGAAGGGTGGGCGGTCAGGCCGCAGGGCTCCCGGAGCCCGAACGGTTCTGTGGCTGCGGCCGCAGGGGCGCCACCGGCCGGGGATACGCCGGCAAGAGAGGAGCCCAGGCCCTGGTGGAGGCAGACCCGGCAGGTGCTTCTGGCTCTCTCGGCGTCGCTGCTCATGTTGGGCCTCGTCTTCGAGTGGACCGGCCTGGCCGACAGGCTCGGAGGTGGGGAGCTCCTGGCACGAATTCTGTTCGGCGCGTCCATCCTCGTCGGTATCTACGCGCCCGCGCGCAGCGCCTACGCTTCCCTCAAGCGCAAGAGGATCACGATCAACACGCTTCTGGTCGTGGGCAGCGCGGGGGCGCTGTGGCTGGGGCTGTGGGAAGAGGCGGCGAGCCTGGTGGTCATCTTCTCGCTCGGGGAGGTGATGGAGGTCTACGCCACCGACCGCGCCCGGCGCAACCTCAAGGCACTCATGGACCTGGCACCGCCTTCGGCACTCGTGGTGCGCCAGGGCGGAATGGAGGAGACCGTGCCCGTGGAGGCGGTGCGTACCGGAGACCTGATCCGGATCAAGCCCGGGACCAGGATCCCCCTGGACGGCGAGGTGGTCGAGGGCGGCTCCGCGGTGGACGAGGCGCCCATCACCGGCGAGTCCATGCCGGCGGACAAGGGGAGAGGCGACGAGGTCTTCGCCGGGACGATGAACCTGAATGGCGTCCTCACCGTGAGGGTCACGGCCGCCTCCTCGGAGACGACTTTGGCCCAGATCATCCGCACGGTGGAGGAGGCTCGCGCCCACAAGTCGAGCTACGAGAACTTCGGAGAGCGCTTCGGGGCCGTCTACACCCCCGCTATGTTCGCCCTGGCCGCGCTCGTGGCGACGATACCGCCGCTCCTCTTCGCCCAGCCTTTCGAGCCCTGGTTCTACCGGGCGTTGGTGGTGCTGGTGATCTCCTGCACCTGCGGGCTCGTGCTCTCGGTGCCGACGGCCGCGCTCGCCGCGATCAGCAACGGGGCTCGTCGCGGCCTGATCGTCAAGGGAGGAGCATACCTGGAGGCCGCCGCCCGCGTGGATACGGTGGCCCTCGACAAGACTGGGACCTTGAGCACCGGTCAACCCGAGCTCACCGACGTCGTCCCGGCGGAGGGTGTCGTCTCCCGCGAGGAACTGCTCGGGCTCGCCGCGGCGGTCGAGGCCGGTTCCGAGCACCCCATAGCCGCCGCCGTCGTGCGCCGGGCGCAAAAAGAAGGGCTCGCGATCCCGACCTCCGAGCGCTTCTCGGCCCTTACGGGACGCGGGGCCGTCGCCGAGGTGGAAGGCGAGCGCATCTTCGTCGGCAGCCCGCGCCTCGCTGCGGAGGAGGACATCCCCACAGGAGAACTCGGGGCCGTGGCGGACCTCGAGTCCGCAGGAAAAACCGCGATCGTTGTCTGGAAGAGCAGGAAGATCCTCGGCGTCTTGGGCATCCAGGACCCCTTGCGTGAGGAAGCCGCGGAGGCCGTCTCGCTGCTCAAGGAGCGGGGCGTAAAGCGCGTCGTCATGCTCACCGGCGACAACCGCCGGACCGCCGAGGCGCTCGCCCGGCAGGCGGTCATAGACGAGGTCCACGCCGAGCTTTTGCCCGACGACAAGATCCGGGTGGTCCGGGAGCTGCAGGAGCGGGGCCACCGGGTCGCGATGGTCGGCGACGGCATCAACGACGGTCCCGCCCTCGCCCGGGCCGACCTCGGGATCGCCATGGGAGTCCGCGGCACCGACGTGGCCCGCGAGACAGGCGACATCGTGCTGATGGACGACGACCTGAGGCGCCTGGCCGAGGCGCTCTCTTTGGGGCGCCGGGCGACGCGAACGATCCGCCAGAACGTCTTCTTCTCCGTGAGCCTCGTCGCGGTGCTGGTACCCACCGCGCTCCTCGGCCTGGTGGGCCTGGTGCCGGCCATCGCCATAAACGAGGGGAGCGCCCTCGTGGTGATCGCCAACGGCCTGAGGTTGCTCCGCCCGAAGCCGGAGAGGGGAGGGAAGTAATGTCTCCCGCCGGCGGAGCCGGTCGTGGACCGGGCCGGGAAGAAAGCCGAATGTCCCCCTTCCCGGCCACCGGCATGCCGGACAGGGACTGGTGGAGCGCCCTGTGGCCCGACCCGGAAGGCGTGTTGGAGAAGCTCGGCATCTCCTCGGGGATGAGCGTGGTCGACCTGTGTTGCGGCGACGGCTACTTCACCGCTCGTCTGTCGCGGTTGGTGGCCCCGGGCAGGGTCTACGCGCTGGATCTGGACCCCGGGATGCTGGAGCGGGCCAAAGAAGAGGTGGCCCGCCACGGGGCGAACAACTGCGAGTTCGCCCTGGCCGACGCCCGCGATATCGCCAAGCACGTCCCCGCGCCGGTCGATCTCGTGCTGCTGGCGAATACCTTCCACGGAGTGCCGGAGCAAACGAGGTTGGCCCGCGCGCTCTTCGAGGTGCTCAAACCCGGCGGAAGGTTCGCCATCGTCAACTGGCACCCCATACCGAGAGAAGAAACGTCCGTACTGGGCGAACCCCGCGGCCCCGCCACGGAGATGCG is from Rubrobacter calidifluminis and encodes:
- a CDS encoding metal-dependent hydrolase, producing the protein MKVATHIVFGECCLFAASAVFDFHYEIPSVLAAAVCSVLPDADYPKSWLGHQLGSVSEDLYGAFGHRSFLHSLLALVLVTAALGSLLWWITGQPATMIAVGVGYGSHLFADMMTLGGVQLFWPSRLIAVFPGRDEYRVVSGGNSERVFVAVALIFALLFYPVSRVGFDGLIYRMGGSDQLYGEVTRVTDGDTIEVETQGRTTPVRLIGVDTPETVAPDQPIGCFGPQASDYTKQVLYERQINEEGEVVREGRLVRLEIPRIGDSEDAYGRTLAYVYIDANDDGSYERLFNEDLIELGLARTTTFAHTYRREFERAREEAEERGAGLWSACPEVDTP
- a CDS encoding ArsR/SmtB family transcription factor, translated to MISSTAHPFPLSGVVAFAGSRHGSPFPVAPLVSAVLAAGGSVRVGCAPGVDAVVRSCCLLAVVVRASSFPGPPRARLAARTRVVVAGASALCVFPPAGGALGPGSSLTTRAILDFPLRRATLVVINQVNLIKRWFGLDECYSEIPRVRRGDLQLLPEGEASALAAYGKALGDPIRLQMVRLLEQREDLCTCEFEELLGLGQSKVSYHLKVLLKAGVVERELHGTWSHYSLRDPRLLERLGLLFSATHERNEALTA
- a CDS encoding heavy metal translocating P-type ATPase; this translates as MKERFEEREVGPPVEDGNGGGDGRVAVYEVEGAGCLDCAGEVEEAIADLPGVEEADFNPVAGRLTVIGEADTEAIRRITKSEGWAVRPQGSRSPNGSVAAAAGAPPAGDTPAREEPRPWWRQTRQVLLALSASLLMLGLVFEWTGLADRLGGGELLARILFGASILVGIYAPARSAYASLKRKRITINTLLVVGSAGALWLGLWEEAASLVVIFSLGEVMEVYATDRARRNLKALMDLAPPSALVVRQGGMEETVPVEAVRTGDLIRIKPGTRIPLDGEVVEGGSAVDEAPITGESMPADKGRGDEVFAGTMNLNGVLTVRVTAASSETTLAQIIRTVEEARAHKSSYENFGERFGAVYTPAMFALAALVATIPPLLFAQPFEPWFYRALVVLVISCTCGLVLSVPTAALAAISNGARRGLIVKGGAYLEAAARVDTVALDKTGTLSTGQPELTDVVPAEGVVSREELLGLAAAVEAGSEHPIAAAVVRRAQKEGLAIPTSERFSALTGRGAVAEVEGERIFVGSPRLAAEEDIPTGELGAVADLESAGKTAIVVWKSRKILGVLGIQDPLREEAAEAVSLLKERGVKRVVMLTGDNRRTAEALARQAVIDEVHAELLPDDKIRVVRELQERGHRVAMVGDGINDGPALARADLGIAMGVRGTDVARETGDIVLMDDDLRRLAEALSLGRRATRTIRQNVFFSVSLVAVLVPTALLGLVGLVPAIAINEGSALVVIANGLRLLRPKPERGGK
- a CDS encoding class I SAM-dependent methyltransferase, whose amino-acid sequence is MSPFPATGMPDRDWWSALWPDPEGVLEKLGISSGMSVVDLCCGDGYFTARLSRLVAPGRVYALDLDPGMLERAKEEVARHGANNCEFALADARDIAKHVPAPVDLVLLANTFHGVPEQTRLARALFEVLKPGGRFAIVNWHPIPREETSVLGEPRGPATEMRMSPEKTGAVVEPAGFELERVMELPPYHYGMVFVRKDR